One Fusarium musae strain F31 chromosome 6, whole genome shotgun sequence DNA segment encodes these proteins:
- a CDS encoding hypothetical protein (EggNog:ENOG41), whose protein sequence is MALADESNRIVKEFDFSDEELNNHVKEFLRQMDEGLHKEGTSLQQIPTYVTGVPNGTEKGLYLAVDLGGTNFRVCSIMLNGDTTFNLTYNKVAIPKELMVAKTSAQLFSFLAKQIEIFLKEHHADHFNSHLRRRNTASTPSGYRDEHIFRLGFTFSFPVKQLAINKGLLIRWTKGFDIPDAIGKDVCALLQTEIDKLHLPVKVAALVNDTVGTLMARSYTSTSKSRSVLGAIFGTGTNGAYMEKLSNIKKPISGEYDQSTGEMVVNTEWGSFDNQLNVLPSTPWDKALDAESVNPGLQMFEKRVSGMFLGEIVRLAMADMINNESSSLFKDLNSSTNDWGTTTNIAPSSGFLKPWGLDSSIMSVAAADNTPELSTLRQELENLLSVYTPSLEDAQAFKSVSNAVGRRAARLSAVAIGAIALNSGKLNDLDEEVIDIGVDGSLVEHYPFFRDMIYEALRAIDGIGPQGAEKIRIGIAKDGSGVGAALIALVAAGREKPEDYLTDLRSESNRARKSSDAILDSAPVSNQALLIGGAVGLLALAAIWYNKRR, encoded by the exons ATGGCTCTCGCTGACGAGTCCAACCGTATCGTCAAAGAGTTCGACTTCTCCGACGAGGAACTGAACAATCATGTGAAGGAGTTCTTGAGGCAAATGG ACGAGGGCCTTCACAAAGAGGGTACCAGCCTCCAACAAATTCCTACCTACGTCACTGGCGTTCCCAATGGCACAGAAAAG GGTCTGTATCTGGCCGTTGATCTGGGAGGCACAAACTTCCGAGTTTGCTCCATCATGCTCAATGGTGACACCACCTTTAACCTCACTTACAACAAGGTTGCCATTCCGAAGGAGCTTATGGTCGCAAAGACCTCTGCAcagctcttttctttcctcgcCAAGCAGATCGAGATCTTCCTCAAGGAGCACCACGCCGACCACTTCAACTCCCACCTGCGCCGTCGCAACACTGCCAGTACACCATCGGGCTATCGCGATGAACATATTTTCCGCCTTGGTTTCACCTTCAGCTTCCCTGTCAAGCAGCTAGCCATTAACAAGGGTCTGCTAATCCGATGGACCAAGGGCTTTGACATTCCTGATGCCATAGGCAAGGACGTCTGCGCTCTGCTTCAGACCGAGATCGACAAGCTCCATCTTCCCGTCAAGGTTGCGGCGCTCGTAAACGACACTGTCGGCACTCTCATGGCTCGATCCTACACTTCAACCAGCAAGAGCCGATCTGTTCTCGGTGCCATCTTTGGTACTGGTACCAATGGTGCCTACATGGAAAAATtgagcaacatcaagaagcCTATCTCTGGGGAGTACGATCAATCAACAGGAGAGATGGTTGTCAACACAGAGTGGGGTTCTTTTGACAACCAGCTCAAtgtcttgccatcaacaccttgGGACAAGGCTCTTGACGCCGAAAGCGTAAACCCTGGCCTTCAAATGTTCGAGAAGCGGGTATCTGGTATGTTCTTGGGCGAGATTGTCCGACTTGCCATGGCCGATATGATCAACAATGAGAGCTCGTCTCTGTTCAAGGATCTCAACTCGAGCACGAACGACTGGGGCACTACCACAAACATCGCGCCATCGTCTGGTTTCCTTAAGCCTTGGGGACTCGACAGCTCCATCATGTCCGTTGCGGCCGCCGACAATACACCTGAGCTGTCTACCCTTCGCCAAGAACTCGAGAACCTCCTCAGTGTTTATACTCCCTCACTCGAGGACGCCCAGGCTTTCAAGTCCGTTTCCAATGCTGTTGGTCGTCGCGCTGCTCGATTGTCGGCCGTCGCCATTGGTGCCATAGCTCTCAACTCTGGCAAGCTCAATGATCTCGATGAAGAGGTTATCGACATCGGTGTGGATGGCAGTCTCGTCGAGCACTACCCTTTCTTCCGCGATATGATCTACGAGGCCCTCCGTGCCATTGACGGCATTGGACCCCAGGGTGCTGAGAAGATCCGAATCGGTATCGCTAAGGACGGTAGCGGTGTCGGCGCCGCCTTGATTGCCCTGGTAGCTGCTGGCAGGGAGAAGCCTGAAGATTATTTGACTGACTTGAGATCTGAGTCCAACCGCGCTCGCAAGTCTTCCGATGCGATCC TCGATTCAGCACCAGTCTCGAACCAGGCACTGCTCATTGGCGGTGCTGTCGGTCTCCTTGCGCTAGCAGCTATATGGTACAACAAGCGTCGATGA
- a CDS encoding hypothetical protein (EggNog:ENOG41): MSSAQSSPTVIQWVIDTRPLWPSALKTKDLTSAASRALSLLTEEEQSSVLRYYHVRDAKLALASALLKRYAISRFCHVPWFQAKTTQDARTKPVFVLPSGDEPLIFNVSHQAGLAVLLAVHDPPKGLAIGVDVVCPSERRDRDLSSLEEDGWASFVDIHADVFGAGEVSALKSMNPVPTAQDLDRALRYFYALWCLREAYVKMTGDALLASWLKDLEMHNFAPPEDMKEAQEVRLRGKKVEGVDVRLVPLLEEYMISTAIRNGDNGESIELGEFQNLDMEEVLEFGEKAPKS; this comes from the exons ATGAGTAGTGCCCAATCCTCGCCTACGGTCATCCAATGGGTGATCGACACTCGTCCACTTTGGCCCTCCGCTCTCAAGACCAAAGACCTCACATCCGCT GCTTCACGTGCACTCTCACTTCTCACCGAGGAGGAACAATCTTCTGTCCTGAGATACTACCACGTCCGTGATGCCAAGCTCGCTCTCGCTTCGGCTCTTCTTAAGCGCTACGCAATCTCTCGCTTCTGTCACGTCCCCTGGTTCCAGGCCAAGACTACGCAAGACGCTCGAACTAAGCCTGTATTTGTTTTGCCAAGCGGTGATGAGCCGCTGATCTTCAACGTCTCCCACCAGGCCGGTCTCGCGGTTCTTCTAGCTGTTCATGATCCGCCAAAGGGCCTTGCCATAGGGGTTGATGTTGTCTGTCCATCAGAACGACGAGATCGAGATCTGAGCAGTTTAGAAGAGGATGGGTGGGCAAGTTTCGTCGATATTCATGCCGATGTCTTTGGAGCGGGAGAAGTCTCAGCGCTTAAGAGCATGAACCCTGTTCCTACAGCTCAAGACCTAGATCGTGCATTGCGCTACTTTTATGCACTATGGTGTCTCCGCGAAGCCTATGTCAAGATGACAGGGGATGCTCTTCTGGCAAGCTGGTTGAAAGACCTCGAGATGCACAACTTTGCCCCGCCAGAAGACATGAAGGAAGCCCAAGAGGTTCGACTGAGaggcaagaaggttgagggcGTTGACGTGAGACTGGTGCCGCTACTCGAGGAGTACATGATCTCCACAGCTATAAGAAATGGTGATAATGGGGAGAGTATCGAGCTCGGCGAGTTTCAAAATCTTGATATGGAGGAAGTATTGGAATTTGGTGAAAAGGCACCTAAATCATGA
- a CDS encoding hypothetical protein (EggNog:ENOG41): MNAGTGRAGVISAPDDAAPMDKLAHAVLDDVLYNVLSDLLMKTHREEKTARATTAAIRIEKLASDASDSSTPDSKPDVRIETDAAIYEDGKVLLKGNPLKTTAEILCPRCHLPRLLYPTDGKGAQKPDPGVIYCKKHPYIDKPGCDIYGQSWVPQGPGRGKKKKDMEKNTDSPNAEQRPPNVLSFPSATCSKCKRCILVTRLNNHMGSCIGNSGRNASRAAAQKLSNGGSQNDTTPPSSQKATPAPGSRATSPKKRDASDEEEDSENSHKKKKLKPTSSAVTKKVILKTKPSLKKDKPKGLSSLSQEQKADYSNSESVDVAPKKAVSKGISPVKKLKMNKPPLGSPKPKPTSLIREATGESESSDTLSSPPQ; the protein is encoded by the exons ATGAATGCTGGCACGGGCAGGGCGGGCGTCATAAGCGCTCCAGATGATGCTGCTCCGATGGATAAGTTG GCACATGCTGTACTAGATGATGTGCTTTACAACGTTCTGAGCGATCTATTGATGAAGACGCACCGCGAAGAGAAGACGGCTAGAGCTACCACCGCTGCCATTCGCATCGAGAAGTTGGCATCCGACGCGTCCGACAGCTCAACGCCAGACTCAAAACCGGACGTACGGATTGAGACTGACGCCGCTATATACGAGGATGGAAAAGTATTGTTGAAGGGCAATCCTCTTAAGACGACCGCCGAGATTCTGTGCCCCCGATGCCATCTGCCCCGACTCCTATACCCGACAGACGGAAAAGGCGCTCAAAAACCCGATCCCGGTGTCATCTACTGCAAGAAACATCCTTATATTGATAAGCCCGGGTGCGACATCTATGGCCAGAGCTGGGTTCCTCAAGGTCCCGGCcgaggcaagaagaagaaggacatggAAAAGAATACCGATTCTCCCAATGCTGAACAGCGACCACCCAATGTTCTTTCTTTCCCCTCAGCTACTTGCAGCAAATGCAAGCGTTGTATTCTTGTCACTCGACTGAATAACCATATGGGCTCGTGCATTGGGAACAGTGGTCGCAACGCCAGTCGAGCTGCAGCGCAGAAGTTGAGTAATGGCGGATCTCAGAATGACACTACGCCACCTTCATCACAAAAGGCGACTCCTGCGCCAGGCTCACGCGCCACCAGCCCGAAGAAGCGCGATGCcagcgacgaagaggaagattcTGAGAACAGtcacaagaaaaagaagctcaagcctaCTTCCTCGGCAGTCACCAAGAAGGTGATTCTCAAGACGAAGCCGAGCCTCAAAAAGGACAAACCTAAGGGCCTGTCGTCCTTAAGCCAGGAGCAAAAGGCCGACTACAGCAACAGTGAATCCGTTGACGTGGCACCCAAGAAGGCTGTGTCCAAGGGTATCAGTCCCGTTAAGAAGCTTAAGATGAACAAACCTCCGCTGGGGTcacccaagcccaagcctacTAGCCTCATCCGCGAGGCAACTGGAGAGTCAGAGTCTTCAGACACACTCTCATCCCCTCCTCAGTAG
- a CDS encoding hypothetical protein (MEROPS:MER0052372~EggNog:ENOG41~BUSCO:EOG09263S2P), producing MAENATDPAALEGSFDALNSTLANGQSWLSSFAYIKDLSFVMLEVRLVLSAIGIIYLGAHAALRRPPSAQPAKKKKPGSKNDEDESFAQGLEPSDAIVFPLMAGAVLIGLYYLIQWLKDPDILNKILRWYMSTMSVASLVSIYSHGIEIVTCLAFPRYWRGRDGRLREADQKTRSVQVCDDAGNPDAAIPKSQNPFPGPLACLAFSEKIRKSGWELRGLLKRHWAIKLFIHGMGKEEGRIKFAHVVSLVMALATALIYSSTTSPLLSNMLGYAMCYGSLQLISPTDFLTSTLILVGLFFYDIIMVFYTPYMVTVATKLEVPIKLTFEAAERKSILGLGDIVIPGMVMALALRFDLWLHYDRKIKYESTDLKLIEKDPTSGALIVRSETKHKEVKAKYVNVKGKWGDSLWTRGAFFIFGSQQLPPDLAAAQFRKTYFHASVTGYLLGMVVTLAMLLIFKRGQPALLYLVPGVLGSLWLTGLVRGEIKQMWKYTEDGSLDKIDVVVDLDGQGNPIKTLGKLEDGVVDTTKKDEKKDGEDKPKDKEDGKAKEGDKSENKEERHVFLLSVDAESETE from the exons ATGGCAGAAAACGCTACAGACCCAGCCGCCCTGGAGGGCTCTTTCGATGCTCTAAACTCTACTCTCGCCAATGGGCAAAGTTGGCTCTCATCTTTTGCCTATATCAAAGATCTGAGTTTTGTCATGCTTGAAGTCAGGCTCGTCCTCAGCGCCATTGGCATCATCTATCTTGGTGCCCACGCTGCTCTTCGGCGACCCCCATCTGCACAACCcgcgaagaaaaagaagcccGGCTCCAAAAATGACGAGGACGAAAGCTTTGCCCAGGGACTAGAGCCCTCCGATGCCATTGTTTTCCCGCTTATGGCTGGTGCTGTCCTTATCGGCCTGTACTACCTAATTCAGTGGCTCAAGGACCCTGACATTCTCAACAAAATTCTGCGCTGGTACATGTCTACCATGTCCGTTGCTAGTCTGGTATCGATCTATTCTCATGGTATTGAGATAGTGACCTGTCTGGCGTTTCCACGATACTGGCGCGGCCGTGACGGGCGACTAAGGGAAGCGGATCAGAAGACAAGATCAGTACAAGTCTGCGATGATGCAGGAAACCCTGACGCAGCCATCCCTAAGTCACAAAACCCCTTTCCTGGACCACTTGCTTGTTTGGCGTTCTCGGAAAAGATCCGTAAGTCTGGCTGGGAGCTTCGAGGTCTCCTTAAGCGGCATTGggccatcaagctctttATCCATGGAATGGGCAAAGAGGAAGGTCGAATCAAGTTTGCTCATGTTGTGTCCTTGGTTATGGCACTAGCCACAGCGCTCATTTACTCATCAACTACTTCCCCCTTGTTGAGTAATATGCTTGGTTATGCCATGTGCTATGGCTCCCTTCAACTCATCTCACCCACAGACTTCCTGACTAGTACTCTGATCCTAGTTGGTCTGTTTTTTTACGATATAATAATGGTATTCTACAC CCCCTATATGGTTACAGTAGCAACCAAGTTGGAGGTCCCAATCAAGCTCACTTTCGAGGCTGCAGAGCGAAAAAGCATCCTTGGACTGGGTGATATCGTCATTCCAGGCATGGTCATGGCCCTAGCCCTTCGGTTCGACCTTTGGCTCCATTATGATCGAAAGATCAAGTATGAGAGCACTGACCTGAAGCTCATTGAGAAGGACCCAACATCAGGCGCTCTCATCGTACGGAGCGAGACTAAACAcaaggaggtcaaggccaagtacGTCAACGTCAAAGGCAAATGGGGAGATAGCCTCTGGACGCGTGGGGcattcttcatctttggaTCACAACAGCTGCCCCCTGACTTGGCGGCTGCACAGTTTCGCAAGACCTACTTTCATGCCTCCGTCACTGGGTATCTCCTCGGCATGGTAGTTACCTTGGCCatgctcttgatcttcaagCGTGGCCAGCCTGCATTGTTGTATCTCGTTCCTGGCGTTCTGGGATCTCTCTGGCTGACAGGACTGGTGCGTGGAGAGATTAAGCAGATGTGGAAATACACCGAAGATGGGAGCCTGGACAAGATTGATGTGGTTGTAGACTTGGATGGCCAGGGCAACCCgatcaagacccttggcaAACTAGAGGACGGCGTCGTGGATACAACTAAAAAGGATGAAAAGAAAGACGGGGAGGACAAGCCCAAGGAtaaagaagatggaaaagCAAAGGAAGGGGACAAGAGCGAAAACAAGGAAGAGCGTCATGTATTCCTACTCTCGGTTGATGCTGAGTCGGAGACAGAATAA
- the CYP1 gene encoding heme binding, protein MTTNISLETTMGSLTVELYTTHAPKTCNNFTTLVRRGYYDNTIFHRIIPNFMIQGGDPTGTGRGGSSIYGDKFEDEIDPGLKHTGAGILSMANAGPNTNGSQFFITLAPTPWLDGKHTIFGRVKSGMSTVKRMGMVKTGSEDRPNEDIKIVKARIVEEDEEV, encoded by the exons ATGACAACGAACATATCACTCGAGACCACAATG GGCTCGCTCACCGTTGAGCTCTACACCACCCACGCCCCCAAGACCTGCAATAACTTCACCACCCTCGTCCGTCGCGGCTACTACGACAATACCATCTTCCACCGCATCATCCCCAATTTCATGATCCAGGGCGGCGACCCAACAGGAACGGGCCGCGGCGGGAGCTCCATCTACGGCGACAAGTTCGAGGACGAGATCGACCCGGGTCTCAAGCACACAGGCGCTGGTATCCTGAGCATGGCCAACGCGGGCCCCAACACAAACGGATCGCAGTTCTTCATCACGCTTGCGCCTACGCCTTGGCTCGATGGCAAACACACTATATTTGGAAGGGTCAAATCCGGCATGAGTACTGTCAAGAGAATGGGCATGGTCAAGACTGGGTCCGAGGACAGGCCCAACGAGGACATTAAGATTGTCAAGGCTCGCATTGtagaggaggacgaggaggtcTAG
- a CDS encoding hypothetical protein (EggNog:ENOG41), with amino-acid sequence MTTMPASHGHNEACCNIPPVVSKGYEAKGTYKEIGGYKTYVTGPVDAKKAIVVIYDIFGYFDQTLQGADILAFSDAHHKYKVFIPDWFKGSPCPIEIYPPDNDDKKKQLGDFFGTYPPPKVAGQVPDYVKAVKGQDSSIEKFGILGYCWGGKVVALSVKADSNPFSIAAQIHPAMVDASDAEGLSVPTMLLASKEEPDDEVKKFEDNLKVPKHVETFKDQIHGWMAARADLSDNRVKEEYERGYKTVLEFFGKNF; translated from the exons ATGACGACTATGCCCGCATCTCACGGCCACAACGAGGCCTGCTGCAACATACCTCCTGTTGTATCCAAGGGATATGAGGCAAAGGGAACCTATAAGGAGATTGGAGGCTACAAGACTT ATGTCACTGGCCCCGTCGACGCTAAGAAGGCCATTGTCGTCATCTACGACATCTTTGGATACTTCGATCAGACCCTTCAGGGGGCTGACATCCTCGCCTTCAGTGATGCTCACCACAAGTACAAGGTCTTTATCCCTGACTGGTTCAAGGGCAGCCCCTGCCCCATTGAGAT CTACCCTCCCGACAACGACgataagaagaagcagcttggAGACTTCTTCGGCACCTACCCTCCCCCCAAGGTCGCCGGCCAAGTTCCTGACTATGTAAAGGCTGTCAAGGGCCAGGACTCCTCCATCGAGAAGTTCGGAATTCTCGGA TATTGCTGGGGTGGCAAGGTCGTTGCTCTCAGCGTCAAGGCTGACTCCAACCCCTTCTCCATTGCTGCCCAGATCCACCCCGCCATGGTAGATGCTTCTGATGCCGAGGGCCTTTCGGTCCCTACCATGCTTCTGGCATCCAAGGAGGAGCCCGAtgatgaggtcaagaagttTGAGGACAACCTCAAAGTGCCCAAGCACGTAGAGACCTTTAAGGACCAGATCCACGGCTGGATGGCCGCTCGTGCCGATCTCAGTGACAACCGCGTCAAGGAGGAGTACGAGAGGGGTTACAAGACAGTTCTTGAGTTCTTCGGTAAGAACTTTTAA
- the MPG1 gene encoding mannose-1-phosphate guanyltransferase (EggNog:ENOG41) — translation MKGLILVGGFGTRLRPLTLTLPKPLVEFANKPMIVHQIEALVAAGVTDIVLAVNYRPEIMEKFLAEYEEKYNINIEFSVETEPLDTAGPLKLAESILAKDDSPFFVLNSDVICDYPFQDLLAFHKNHGNEGTIVVTKVEEPSKYGVVVHQPGHRSLIDRFVEKPVEFVGNRINAGMYIFNTSILDRIELRPTSIEKETFPAMVKDNQLHSFDLEGFWMDVGQPKDFLSGTCLYLSSLTKKGSKELTPPTEPYVHGGNVMIHPSAKIGKNCRIGPNVTIGPDVVIGDGVRLQRCVLLRGSKVKDHAWVKSTIVGWNSTVGRWARLENVTVLGDDVTIGDEIYVNGGSVLPHKSIKANVDIPAIIM, via the exons ATGAAGG GACTTATTCTTGTCGGCGGCTTTGGCACTCGCCTTCGCCCTCTC ACCCTCACTCTCCCCAAGCCTCTTGTCGAGTTCGCCAACAAGCCCATGATTGTGCACCAGATTGAGGCGCTGGTCGCAGCGGGTGTCACTGATATCGTTCTTGCTGTCAACTACAGACCTGAGATCATGGAGAAGTTCTTGGCTGAG TACGAGGAGAAgtacaacatcaacatcgaaTTCTCCGTGGAGACTGAGCCCCTCGACACCGCCGGACCTCTGAAGCTTGCTGAAAGCATTCTCGCTAAGGACGACTCTcccttcttcgtcctcaactCCGATGTCATCTGTGACTACCCCTTCCAGGACCTCCTGGCTTTCCACAAGAACCACGGCAATGAGGGTACCATTGTCGTCACCAAGGTTGAGGAACCCTCCAAGTATGGTGTTGTTGTCCACCAGCCCGGTCACCGCTCTTTGATCGACCGATTCGTCGAGAAGCCCGTCGAGTTCGTTGGCAACCGTATCAACGCCGGCATGTACATCTTTAACACTTCCATCCTCGACCGTATCGAGCTCCGCCCGACTTCTATCGAGAAGGAGACCTTCCCCGCTATGGTCAAGGATAACCAGCTCCACTCTTTCGACCTTGAGGGCTTCTGGATGGACGTTGGGCAGCCCAAGGACTTCCTCAGCGGTACATGCCTGTACCTCTCTTCCCTCACAAAGAAGGGCAGCAAGGAGCTCACTCCTCCCACTGAGCCCTACGTTCACGGTGGAAATGTCATGATCCACCCCTCTGCCAAGATTGGCAAGAACTGCAGGATTGGGCCCAATGTCACAATCGGTCCCGATGTCGTTATTGGTGACGGAGTCCGCCTGCAACGATGCGTGTTGCTCCGCGgctccaaggtcaaggaccACGCCTGGGTCAAGTCCACCATCGTCGGCTGGAACAGCACCGTTGGCCGATGGGCTCGCCTCGAGAACGTGACAGTTCTCGGCGACGATGTCACAATTGGCGATGAGATCTACGTCAACGGTGGCAGCGTTCTCCCTCACAAATCTATCAAGGCTAACGTCGACATTCCTGCCATTATCATGTAA